In Deltaproteobacteria bacterium CG11_big_fil_rev_8_21_14_0_20_42_23, one genomic interval encodes:
- the fsa gene encoding fructose-6-phosphate aldolase — protein MKFFIDSADINEIKEANEMGLLDGVTTNPSLVAKTGKDFKTVIKEIFSELPEKPISLEVTALDAKGMIEEGLKLADVGPNAVIKIPSTVEGLKACKFFSDKGIKTNVTLCFSPNQALLIAKAGASYVSPFVGRLDDITTPGMDLIADIVQIYNNYDFETEVLVASVRSPIHVHEAALMGADVATIPFSVIKQLMNHPLTTSGLEKFLQDWKTVPQ, from the coding sequence ATGAAGTTTTTTATTGATAGTGCAGACATCAACGAAATTAAAGAAGCAAATGAAATGGGACTGCTTGACGGTGTCACCACCAATCCTTCATTGGTCGCAAAAACCGGAAAAGATTTTAAAACAGTCATCAAAGAAATTTTTTCAGAACTCCCGGAAAAGCCTATCAGCCTTGAAGTTACCGCACTCGATGCAAAAGGCATGATTGAAGAAGGCTTAAAACTTGCCGATGTGGGACCAAACGCAGTGATTAAAATTCCTTCCACCGTTGAAGGATTAAAAGCCTGTAAGTTTTTCTCTGACAAAGGCATAAAAACCAATGTCACGCTTTGCTTTTCACCAAACCAAGCCCTTCTCATTGCAAAAGCTGGAGCAAGTTATGTAAGCCCTTTCGTGGGAAGACTTGACGACATCACCACGCCAGGCATGGATCTTATTGCTGACATTGTTCAGATTTATAACAATTATGATTTTGAAACTGAAGTGTTAGTGGCGAGTGTGAGAAGCCCCATTCACGTTCACGAGGCAGCCCTTATGGGAGCTGACGTTGCCACGATTCCCTTTTCAGTGATCAAACAACTGATGAATCATCCCCTTACTACCAGTGGACTTGAAAAATTTTTGCAAGACTGGAAAACAGTTCCACAGTAA
- the folK gene encoding 2-amino-4-hydroxy-6-hydroxymethyldihydropteridine diphosphokinase, producing the protein MKLHTAYIALGSNLGNPYQNCITASEKIAAHKNISLISSSPWYKSKALTLDEIAQADYCNGVLSVQTRLGPTELLRELREIEKEMGRLEKQKKWASRIIDLDIILFDDLIFKTDELEIPHPEMHKRLFVLEPLCKLAPDARHPVFGKTCQHLLNDYSAANPHENLVCWSEHTCHFC; encoded by the coding sequence ATGAAGTTACATACTGCTTATATTGCTCTGGGATCAAACCTGGGAAACCCTTACCAAAACTGCATCACAGCCTCAGAGAAAATTGCAGCTCATAAAAATATAAGCCTCATTTCATCGTCACCTTGGTACAAATCAAAAGCCCTCACGTTGGATGAAATTGCCCAAGCAGATTATTGCAATGGTGTGCTTTCCGTACAAACAAGACTTGGGCCAACAGAACTTCTTCGGGAATTACGTGAAATTGAAAAAGAAATGGGACGCTTAGAAAAACAAAAAAAGTGGGCTTCACGTATTATCGATCTCGACATCATTCTTTTTGATGATCTTATTTTCAAAACAGATGAACTTGAAATACCTCATCCCGAAATGCACAAGAGACTTTTTGTATTGGAACCACTGTGCAAACTAGCTCCAGATGCGCGTCACCCGGTCTTCGGAAAAACTTGCCAACATCTGCTAAATGATTATAGTGCGGCCAATCCACATGAAAACTTAGTTTGCTGGAGTGAACACACATGTCATTTCTGTTAA
- a CDS encoding ATPase, whose protein sequence is MFSRLFNPSKSQSFFLFGARGTGKSTLLEQLFSPDEVVVLDLLNFELAQELMSYPNNLLHRLDPYKGKKPWVIIDEVQKVPALLDLVHKLIQKKQFKFALTGSSARKLKRGAANLLAGRAFVYHLFPLTVSELQKSFSLYDVLKFGSLPEIFSFENEPDKARFLKAYTETYLKEEIITEQIIRKLPPFRRFLDVAAQMNAEVINYSNIAKDIHSDPKTVSGYYDILEDTLLGFRLLAYHTSLRKQQKKAPKFYFFDPGVVRALAGQVDYDLSPQSFEYGQLFETFIINEFHRRLTYQEKQFKLSYLRINDELEIDLIIERGNFPPALIEIKSAQRVDERHAKSLITLGADVKKAKHYLISNDPEAKQFSHVQAYHWKEALDRILEKTEPTT, encoded by the coding sequence ATGTTCTCTAGACTCTTTAACCCCTCAAAATCACAGTCTTTTTTTCTCTTTGGAGCACGTGGAACCGGAAAATCTACCCTCCTAGAGCAGCTTTTTTCTCCTGATGAAGTGGTGGTCTTAGACCTCCTCAACTTTGAACTTGCCCAAGAACTCATGAGCTACCCCAACAATCTTCTCCATCGCCTTGATCCTTATAAAGGGAAAAAGCCATGGGTCATTATCGATGAAGTGCAAAAAGTTCCAGCACTCTTAGATCTTGTTCATAAACTCATTCAAAAAAAACAATTCAAATTTGCCCTTACAGGATCAAGTGCCAGGAAACTCAAACGAGGAGCTGCAAATCTCTTGGCCGGCCGAGCTTTTGTTTATCACTTGTTTCCCTTAACCGTCTCTGAACTGCAAAAAAGTTTTTCTCTTTATGACGTCTTAAAGTTTGGTTCCCTACCAGAGATTTTCAGCTTCGAAAATGAACCTGACAAAGCCAGATTTTTAAAAGCCTACACAGAAACATACTTGAAAGAAGAAATTATTACAGAGCAGATTATTCGAAAACTTCCTCCATTTCGTCGATTCCTGGATGTTGCTGCACAAATGAATGCTGAGGTTATTAACTACTCAAACATTGCCAAAGATATTCACTCTGACCCCAAAACTGTAAGTGGATACTACGATATTTTAGAAGACACGCTTCTTGGATTTCGGCTTTTGGCCTATCATACTTCTCTTCGCAAACAGCAGAAAAAAGCTCCTAAATTTTATTTCTTCGACCCTGGTGTTGTACGGGCGTTAGCTGGTCAAGTTGACTATGACCTCTCTCCTCAAAGCTTTGAATACGGACAATTATTTGAAACCTTTATTATAAATGAATTTCATCGACGGTTAACTTACCAAGAGAAGCAATTTAAGCTTTCATACTTGAGAATCAATGATGAGCTTGAGATAGATCTCATTATTGAGCGAGGAAATTTCCCACCTGCACTCATAGAAATCAAATCCGCACAAAGAGTTGATGAAAGACACGCCAAAAGCTTGATAACACTGGGAGCTGACGTTAAAAAAGCAAAACATTACCTCATTTCTAATGATCCAGAGGCAAAGCAGTTTTCTCATGTGCAAGCTTATCACTGGAAAGAAGCTCTTGACCGCATTCTTGAAAAGACAGAGCCCACAACATAA
- the dapB gene encoding 4-hydroxy-tetrahydrodipicolinate reductase: protein MSTNIIVIGSKGRMGQRICALIQADPLLTLKAGVDQGDKLEDVITGADAIIDFSSRESSVHNAQIAAEHGVPIVIGTTGLSENETALITAASKKVAIIHAPNMSIGVNVLFNIVEKAAKAFGMNMRIDLEETHHIHKKDSPSGTAVRVLEHALKGSGFKPDQVSYVEGPEANVAQDKPVSCRALREGEVIGDHGVTFSNEQESLTISHHAKTRDIFAAGSLTAAKWIVGKAPGKYSMFDVLGLK from the coding sequence ATGAGCACAAACATCATCGTCATTGGCAGCAAAGGAAGAATGGGCCAACGCATTTGTGCCCTTATTCAAGCAGACCCATTACTCACCTTAAAAGCTGGAGTTGATCAAGGCGATAAACTTGAAGATGTGATTACCGGCGCTGATGCCATCATCGATTTTTCTTCTCGAGAATCAAGTGTTCATAACGCGCAAATTGCGGCAGAGCACGGTGTTCCCATTGTTATTGGCACAACAGGTCTTAGTGAAAATGAAACGGCACTCATTACTGCAGCCAGTAAAAAAGTGGCCATCATTCACGCTCCCAATATGAGTATAGGAGTGAATGTTCTTTTTAATATTGTTGAAAAAGCAGCAAAAGCTTTTGGCATGAACATGCGCATTGACCTTGAAGAAACTCACCACATCCACAAAAAAGACAGCCCAAGCGGAACGGCCGTCCGTGTTTTAGAGCATGCGCTGAAAGGCTCTGGCTTTAAGCCAGATCAAGTAAGTTATGTGGAAGGCCCAGAGGCAAATGTTGCTCAAGACAAACCCGTTAGCTGCAGAGCTCTTCGCGAAGGTGAAGTGATTGGTGACCACGGCGTTACTTTTAGCAACGAACAGGAAAGCCTTACCATTTCTCATCACGCAAAAACTCGCGATATTTTCGCAGCAGGTTCTCTCACAGCTGCAAAATGGATTGTGGGAAAAGCTCCAGGAAAATACAGCATGTTTGATGTGTTGGGCTTGAAGTAG
- a CDS encoding 4-hydroxy-tetrahydrodipicolinate synthase codes for MLQGSMVAVVTPFHNGAIDEKKLESLINWHIEQGTDAMVVLGTTGEAATISHSERDRIIRLAVDVCKGKIPVIAGTGSNNTLHAIELAQHAKDAGADAHLSVCPYYNKPTQEGLFQHYKAIAEKVELPLILYNVPGRTGVNMSAETTISLSSLANIMATKEACGDIKQIKHIIESTPENFSVFSGDDPMNLEIYKDGGKGCISVTANLLPARVSEVWDTFAAGDVKKAEELDQNLSLINKALFIESNPIPVKTALAQLGKCNEEFRLPITTMSPALKKELIAVMEKYHLLH; via the coding sequence ATACTTCAAGGATCTATGGTTGCCGTTGTAACTCCTTTTCACAATGGAGCTATCGACGAAAAAAAATTGGAATCACTTATCAACTGGCATATTGAACAAGGCACCGATGCCATGGTTGTTCTTGGCACAACGGGAGAAGCTGCCACTATTTCTCATTCAGAACGCGATCGCATCATTCGTCTTGCGGTCGATGTCTGCAAAGGCAAAATTCCCGTTATTGCGGGAACCGGTTCAAACAACACCCTTCACGCAATTGAACTTGCACAGCATGCAAAAGACGCTGGTGCCGATGCACATCTCTCGGTTTGCCCTTACTACAACAAGCCAACGCAAGAAGGGTTATTTCAACATTATAAAGCTATCGCTGAAAAAGTAGAACTTCCTCTTATTTTGTATAACGTTCCTGGAAGAACTGGCGTAAACATGTCAGCCGAAACAACAATCAGTCTTTCTTCACTTGCAAACATTATGGCCACCAAAGAAGCCTGCGGCGACATCAAACAAATCAAACACATTATTGAGAGCACTCCTGAAAACTTTAGCGTTTTTTCTGGCGACGATCCCATGAACCTGGAAATCTACAAAGATGGAGGAAAAGGTTGCATATCGGTAACCGCAAACCTGCTTCCTGCAAGGGTTTCAGAAGTATGGGATACTTTTGCTGCTGGCGATGTAAAAAAAGCCGAAGAGCTTGATCAAAATCTTTCGCTCATCAACAAAGCTCTTTTTATCGAATCAAATCCTATTCCTGTAAAAACAGCGTTGGCGCAACTTGGAAAATGTAATGAAGAATTTCGCCTTCCCATCACCACCATGAGCCCAGCTCTTAAAAAAGAACTCATTGCCGTAATGGAAAAATATCATTTGCTTCACTAA